GCGGCCAACCCGAACGTCAAGATCCAGCTGAACTCGGGGGAGTACAACGCCCAGCACGAGGACCTGCAGAAGAAGCTGGTCGCCGGCTCCGGCGCGGCGGACATCGCCGCCATCGACGAGGGCTTCATGGTGCAGTTCCGCAGCCAGTCGGACAAGTTCGTCAACCTGCTCGACAAGGGCGCCGGCTCGTACGAGAGCAAGTACCTGGCCTGGAAGTGGAAGCAGTCGCTCTCCGCCGACGGCAAGACCCAGATCGGCCTCGGCACCGACACCGGCGGCCTGGCCATGTGCTACCGCACCGATCTGTTCAAGGCCGCCGGGCTGCCCACCGAGCGCGACCAGGTCTCGGCGCTCTGGCCCACCTGGGACAGGTTCATCGAGGTCGGCCAGCAGTACACCGGCAAGACCAACAAGAAGTTCATCGACGCCGGCAGCAACCTGTTCAACCCGATCCTCGGCCAGCAGCAGGTCGGCTTCTACAACGAGCAGGACCAGCTCCAGATGGAGCAGGGCCCGAAGGTGGCCTTCGACTACACCATCAAGGCGATCCAGGCCGGTCTCTCCGCCAACCTGGCCAGCTTTCAGGCCGACTGGGACAAGGGCTTCACCAGCGGCTCCTTCGCCGTGCTCGCCTGCCCGGCCTGGATGCTCGGGCACATCAAGGACACCGCCCCCGGCACCCAGGGCAAGTGGGACATCGCCGCCGTGCCCGGTGGCGGCGGCAACTGGGGCGGTTCCTTTCTGACCATCCCCAAGCAGAGCAAGCACGTCGACGAGGCGTACAAGCTGCTGGAGTGGCTGGTCCAACCGGAGCAGCAGATCGAGATCTTCAAGAAGGTCGGCAATCTGCCGTCGCAGCCCGCCCTCTACAGCGACCCGGCCATCGCCGACTTCAAGAACCCGTTCTTCACCGACGCGCCGGTCGGGCAGATCTTCCCGAAGATGGCGCAGGGCCTGACCCCGCAGTACCTGGGTAAGAAGAACGGCCCGACCCGGGTGGCTGTGGAGAACGTGCTGATCCGGGTGCAGAACAAGACCCTCAAGCCCGAGGCCGCCTGGGCCGAGGCGGTCAAGGAAGCCGAGAAGGCCAGCACCTCCTGAGCCCGCTGGGCGGGGGCGGGCCGGACCCGGGCCGCCCCCGCGCCATCCGCGCGTACCCCGTCTCTTCGGCCCTGGAGTGTCCCGATGTCCACCACCCGCGCCGCGCCCGCGTCGTCGGGCCGCCGTGCCGCCGCCGGGCGGCACGGTCACGGCACCGACCCGGACCACCGCCGGCCCAGCTGGCGCGACCGGCTGTACCGGTTCGACATGCGGTACATGCCGTACGTGTTGATCGCGCCGTTCTTCCTGATCTTCCTGGTCTTCGGCCTGTTCCCGCTGATCTTCAACGGCGTCATCGCCCTGCGGAACTACCGGCTGGACGATCCGACGCTCACCGGCTGGGCCGGCCTGGCCAACTTCCGCCAGCTCTTCGGCGACGACGACTTCTGGAACGCGCTCTACAACACCTTCGGAATCTTCCTGCTCTCCTCGGTGCCACAGCTGCTGCTCGCGCTGATCGTGGCGTCGTTGCTCAACCGCCGGCTCCGGGCGCAGACCTGGTGGCGGGTGGGCGTGCTACTGCCGTACGTCACCCCGATCGTCGCCTCGACCATGGTGTTCAGCGTCTTCTTCTCCCGCGACTTCGGGATGGCCAACTGGGTGCTCGGCCTGTTCGGCATCGGCGACGACGACCCGATCAACTGGCGGGCCGACAAGCTGCACGCCTGGATCGCCATCGCCACGATGGTCAACTGGAAGTGGATCGGCTACAACGCGCTGCTCTACCTGGCCGCCATGCAGTCCATCCCGCGCGACGTCTACGAGGCCGCCGCGGTCGACGGGGCCGGCCCGTGGCGTCAGCTCTGGCGGATCACCGTGCCGATGATCCAGCCGGTGATCGTGTTCACCGTCATCCTCTCCACCATCGGTGGATTCCAGCTCTTCATCGAGCCGATGCTCTTCGACCTCAACGCCCAGGCCGCGACCGGCGGACCCAACGGCGAGTGGCAGACCATCGCCCAGCTGATCTACAAGGTCGGCTGGAAGGACCTCAACCTCGGCTACGCGGCCGCGATGAGCTGGGCGCTCTTCCTGATCATCCTGGTCGTCGCCGGGATCAACACGCTGCTGACCAACCGACTCTCCGGAGGGCGATCCAGGTGAGCGCCGTCGACACCACACCGCCCCGGTCGGCGGTCACCAAGAGCCGCCGGCGACGGGCCGCCCTGATGGGTCGCGCCCCGCAGGACACCCCGGCCGGCGTCGGGACGTACCTCCTGCTGGCCACCACCATGCTGTTCGCGGCGTTCCCGCTGTACTGGATGTTCGTCATCGCCACCAGCAACGACGAGGCCCTGGCCCAGATCCCACCGGCGGTGATCCCCGGGGACCGGTTCCTGGTCAACCTGGACGAGGTCTTCTCCCTCCAGGACGTCTACTTCGCCGCCTCGCTGATCAACAGCGTCATCGTCTCGACCGTGGTGACCGTCTCGATGCTGTTCTTCTGCTCCCTGGCCGGGTTCGCCTTCGCCAAACTGCGCTTCGCCGGCAGCCGGTGGCTGATGCTGTTCGTGGTGCTCACCCTCACCGTGCCGAACCAGCTCGGCGTCGTCGCGCTGTACATCGTGATGGGCAAGCTCGGCTGGAACGGCACCCTGCTGGCGGTCATCGTGCCCGGCCTGGTCACCGCGTTCGGCGTCTTCTACATGCGGCAGTTCATCCTCAACACCGTCCCCGACGAGCTGATCGAGTCGGCCCGGATGGACGGCGCGACCACCATGCGGGTCTACCGGTCCATCGTCCTGCCGGCGATCCGGCCGGCCCTCGCGGTGCTCGGCCTACTCACCTTCGTGGCGACCTGGAACGACTTCCAGTGGCCGTTGATCACCCTGGGCGGCACCGACTACCCGACCTCGATGGTCGCCATCTCCGACCTGGCCAGCGGCAACTACGTCATCTACCGTCGGGTGCTCGCCGGTGCCTTCGTGGCTACCATCCCCTTGCTGATCATGTTGTTCATCGGTGGACGGCAGATCGTCCGCGGAATCATGGAAGGTGCGGTGAAGTCTTGAGCCGACAGGCACTCCACGACGGCTGGACCCTGCGGGCGACGCCCGGAGCGCAGGTGCCGGCCGAGATCGCCGGGCTGACCGTCCAGGCCACCGTGCCCGGTTGCGTACACACCGACCTGCTCGACGCCGGGCTGATCCCCGATCCCTACCTCGACGACAACGAACTGGCACTGGCCTGGATCGGGCGCACCGACTGGAGCTACCGGACGAGCTTCCGGCGCCCGGCGGGCGACCACGACCGGGTCGACCTGGTCTGCGCCGGCCTGGACACCGTCGCCACGGTCACCGTCAACGGTGTCGAGGTCGGCCGCACCGAGAACATGCACCGCGGCTACCGGTTCGACGTCCGAGCGCTGCTGCGCGACGGCGACAACGACCTGGTCGTCGCGTTCGACTCCGCCTACCGCTACGCCGAGGCGCAGCAGGAGCGGCTCGGCGACCGGCCCAACGCCTATCCGGAGCCGTTCCACTTCATCCGCAAGATGGCCTGCAACTTCGGCTGGGACTGGGGCCCCACACTGGTCACCGCCGGCATCTGGCAGGAGATCGGCCTGCACGCCTGGTCCACCGCCCGGCTGGCCACCGTCCGCCCGCTGGTCACCCTGGCCGGCCGGGACGGGCGGGTCGAGCTGCACGTCGAGGTCGAGCGGGTCGCGGACGTCCCGCTGACCGTCCGGGCCACCGTCGCCGGCGCCCACGCCGAGGTGGTCGTCCCGGCCGGGCAGCGCACGGCCGTGCTGACCCTCACCGCCCGCGAGCCCGCGCTGTGGTGGCCCCGGGGGTACGGCGAGCAGGTGCGCCACCTGATGGAGGTGACCCTGCACGCGCCGGACGGCGACATCCTGGACAGCTGGTCCCGGCGGATCGGCTTCCGCTCGGTCCGACTGGACACCACCCCCGACGAGCACGGCACCCCGTTCGCGCTGTCGGTCAACGACGTCCCGGTTTTCGTACGCGGGGTCAACTGGATCCCGGACGACGTGTTTCCCAACCGGGTCACCCGGGAGCGGCTGGCCGAGCGGTTCGACCAGGCCACGGCCGCCAACATCAACCTGCTGCGGGTCTGGGGCGGTGGCCGGTACGAGTCGGCGGACTTCTACGACCTCGCCGACGAGCGCGGACTGCTGGTCCAGCAGGACTTCCTGTTCGCCTGCGCCGCGTACCCGGAGGAGGAGCCGTTCGGCAGCGAGGTGGCCGCCGAGGCCGCTGAGCAGGTGACCCGGCTGGCGCCGTACCCGTCGCTGGTGCTCTGGACCGGCAACAACGAGAACATCTGGGGCTGGCACGACTGGGACTGGCAGGAGGTGCTGGCCGGGCGCACCTGGGGTCGCGGCTACTACCTGGACGTGCTGCCCCGCATCGTCGGCGAGCTGGACCCGATCCGCCCATACTGGCCGGGCAGCCCCTGGTCAGGCACGGACGAGATCCACCCCAACGACCCGGCGCACGGCACCACGCACATCTGGGACGTGTGGAACACCGACGACTACCGCAAATACCGGGAGTACGTGCCGCGCTTCGTCGCCGAGTTCGGCTACCAGGGCCCACCGGCGTACGCCACCCTGCGTCGGGCGCTGAGCGACGAACCCCTCGCCCACGACTCGCCGGGGATGGCGCACCACCAGAAGGCGGCCGGCGGGGACGCCAAGCTCCAGCGCGGCCTGGACGCGCACCTCCCCGCCCCGGCAGATTTCGACGACTGGCACTACCTGACGCAACTCAACCAGGCCCGGGCGATCCAGCTCGGGGTGGAGCACTTCCGCTCGCACCGGAGCGTCTGCGCGGGCACCATCGTCTGGCAGCTCAACGACTGCTGGCCGGTCACCTCCTGGTCGGCCGTCGACGGAGACGGCCGGCGCAAACCACTGTGGTACGCGCTGCGCCACGCGTACGCCGACCGGCTGCTCACCGTGCAGCCCCGCGAAGGCGGCCTGGCACTGGTCGCGGTGAACGACGGTGGCACGCCCTGGCGGGCGTCGGCCTCGGTGACCCGGTTGACCCTCACCGGCGAGCCCCGGGCGAAGACGACGATGGAGCTGGACGTCCCCGCGTACTCGGCGGTGACGCTGACGCTGCCGGCGGAATTGTCGCAGCCGGAGGAGGACCGGCGGGAGCTGCTGGTGGCCGAGGCGGGCGAGAGCGCGCGGCGTGCGCTCTGGTTCTTCGCCGAGGACCGGGACGTCGACTGGCCGGCGGCGGCCTGGGACGCGACGGTCGAGCCGGTCGACGGTGGACAGCGGGTCCGGGTCACCGCCGGCACGGTGTTGCGCGACCTGACCCTCTTCCCGGACCGGCTGGAGCCGTCCGCCGAGGTGGACGAGGTGCTGGTCACCCTGCTGCCAGGGGAGTCGACGACCTTCACCGTCCACGCCGACACCCCGCTGGACGCCGCAGCCCTCACCTCCCGGCCGGTGCTGCGCTGCGTCAACGACATCGGGCGAAGCTAAGCAGCGTCACCGGTCGCCTCGGCCGATTCGCTCCAGACAGTCCATGGCAGGTTGCGGGGCTGGCGGCGTTCATCCCGATCGGCGTCGCCAGCAACCTCGTGACGGGACAGGGGGCCATGGCCTTAGCGACCGCAACCCGCGCTGTCGGCGAGCGCACCGTCAGGGCAGTATTACCGCGTCGTGGACGCTGGTGACAGCGCGGCCGACAGAGGCGAAAACGGTCGTCGAGCCAGGCGGTACCCCGGGGGAGCGCAATGATCACCGAACATGTCCGAGACGCGGCGGCGACGGCGTTCGTCTTCGGGTTCTTCGCCTCCAGTTGGTTCGGCTGGGCTCAGGAGGCGCCGCCGAAGCCGTGGCGGCCGGTGCTCATCGCCGGTTCGGTTCTCTCGCTGCTGACGGCCGCCGCCGGTGGTCTCCTCGCCTGGAGTCACTGGTCGGACGGTACGGCGTTCGACGCCGACACCAGCCGCACCTTCGGCATCGTCGTCGGGATCGAGTTCGGGGCTGCCGCCGTCGGTGCCGGCCTACTCGCCCTGCTGGGGCGCCGTGAGCTGACCGCCCCCTGGGTCGCCCTTGTCGTGGGCGTGCACCTCTTCCCGGTGGCGGTACTGATGGACTACCCGCTGATCCATGTGGTCGCCGCGCTGGTCACCCTGATCGCGGTCGCGGCGATCCCGGTGGCCCGGGCGCGCGCCGTGGCAGTGAGTGCGGTGGTCGGGCTCGGCACCGGCATCGTGCTCCTGGTCGCCGCGGTGTCCTCATTGCTCATCGCGCTGGTGGCCTACTGAGGCTGCCCGTGGGCCAGTCCGGGGCGATCGACCGGGCGACAGCGACGAGCGGTGGGCCTGAGGGGTAGGACGTCCCTCAGGCCCACCGCTCGTCGGAGTGCGTGGCGGGTCAGGCCCGGGCGGCGGCCAGCACCTGGCCGACCAACGCCCCGGACGTGCCGGACCGCTCGTACTCGGGCCGGTGCAGAGTGCCGCCCATCAGCGGCGCTGGGTTGCGGTGCACAGCCGGGCTGTCGGAGCTGACCAGGGCCGCGAAGTGGTACTCGTCGGCGCCGGTCGCCTCGACGATCCGGGCGATGTTGCGCGGGGTGATGCCGCCGCCCGGCATGATGACGATCCGTCCGGCGGCCCGGCGGACCAGGTCGGCGATGAGCGGAGCACCCTCCAGCACGCTGACCTCCTGGCCGGAGGTGAGCACGCGGTGCACTCCCAGCTCGACCAGTTGCTCCAGGGCCGCGTACGGGTCGCGGACCATGTCGAACGCGCGGTGGAAGGTGATGCTGGCGTCGCCGGCGGCGGCGATCAGCCGGCGCGTGGTCGGTACGTCGACGTCACCCTCGGCGGTCAGCGCGCCGATCACGATGCCGTGCGCGCCGGCCGCCACCGCGGCCCGCACGTCCCGCTCCATCGCCTCGATCTCCAGCGGCGAGTAGATGAAGTCGCCGGCCCGCGGCCGGACGATCACGTGCACCCGGATCCGGGTGACGGTGCGCAGGGTCGTCTCGATGGTGCCCAGGCTGGGGGTCAACCCGCCGTCGAAGAGCGCGGAGCACAGCTCCACCCGGTCGGCCCCGGCCTCCTCGGCGGAGACCGCCCCCTCGACGCTGTCGATGCAGATCTCGAATGTGCTCATGACTCTTCCTTTTCGGTGCGAGACGATGCCGCGGTCCAATCGATGACGGCGGTGACGGCGCCCACGGGTTCGCCGCCGCCGAGCACCGGCACCCGGCGCAGGGCGTCGGCCCCGCCGACCGGTACGCCCACGGCCTCCAGGGCGGCGAGCGCGATGGCGGTAGTGGCTCGGGGTGAGCCGTCGACCACCTTCACCGCCACCGCGTGGCCATCCGGGGCGGCCACCGCGAGTACGCCCTCGGCCCCGCCCTTGGCGAGTACTCCGGGCAGCGCCCGCATCAGGTCGGTGTTCGGGTGCCCGTGCCAGCCGCCCACGTACTCGGGGTGCTGGCGCATGGCCTGGGCGACCCGCTCCTCGTCGCTGCCGGTGGGTGCCGTGACCAGCGCCTGGAACGTGCGGGCCAGGCCGGTCAGCGGCAGGCCGAACAGCGGTGCGCCGCAGCCGTCGACCGCCTGGTGCGTGATCGGCGTGCCGGCCAGTCGGGCGACGGTGGCGGCGGTCTCCCGCTGGAGCGGGTGGTCGGGATCGAGGTAGTCGTGCGTGCTCCAGGACCGCGCGACGCAGGCGACGAGCATCGCGGCGTGCTTGCCGGAGCAGTTCATCCGGATCCGCTCGCGCTGCCCGCCGGCGCGGATCAGCCGGTCCCGGGTCGGCTCGTCCTCCGGCCAGTCCACCGGGCAGCCGAGCGCGTCCTCGGTCAGACCCGCGCCGGCGAGCATCGCCCGGACCACCTCGACGTGCCGGTCGTCGCCGGTGTGGCTGCCGGCGGCGAGGGCCAGCGCCCGGCCGGTCAGTGGGTCGGTGTCGCGCGGCCCGGCGGTCGCCGCGATCCGACAGGCCAGCGCCTGCACCGGCTTGAGGGTGGAGCGGGGGAGCACCGGCTCGTCGGGTACGCCGGCAGTGCGGGCGACCGCGCCGTCCGGGTCGAGCACCACGACGCTGCCGTAGTGCCGGCTCTCGACGAAACCGTTGCGGACGACCCGGGCCAGTTCGGCGTACCGGGGGATGGTCACCGGATGTTCCCTTCGGTGAGCGACGGCGGCAGGTCCGCGGATCGTCGTCCGCGCCGGCCGGTGAACCGACCGTTGCGGGCCTGGAGTACGCGGGCGAACTTCGACAGCGACGCGTTGACCACCAGGTAGATCAGCGCCACCACCAGGAATGTCTGGATCAGCAGGTGGGTGTACGAGGAGAGCACCTGCCCGCTGTAGAGCAGCTCGGTGTAGCTGACCACGAAGCCGAGCGAGGTGTCCTTGAGCAGCCCGACCAGCTGGCTGACCAGGGACGGGGTGAGCTGGAGCAGCGCCTGTGGCAGGACCACCAGCGCCATCACCTGGCCGCGGCGCAGCCCGACCGCGAGGCCGGCCTCGGTCTGCCCCCGGTCCAGGGCCAGGATGCCGGCTCGGAAGATCTCTGCGAACGCCGCCGAGTTGGAGACCACCAGTGGCACCACGAGCTTCCAGAACAGCGGGAAGTTCATCCCGTACTGCGGCAGGGCGAACAGCGTCACGTAGATCAGCAGCAGCGTGGGTACGGTCCGGAAGATCTCGACGTACGCGCCGGCCAACCACCGCAGCGGTCGGTGCGCCGACAGCCGGCCGAGCGCCAGCAGCAACCCGAGCGCGGCGCTGAGCACGGCGGTCGCGGCGGCGGCGCGCACGGTGGCCCAGAGCCCGTTGAGCAGGTACCGCCAGATCGGCCAGGTGGTGAACGGTTCCCAGCGGGCGGCGGCCAGCTCGCCGTGGCTGGCGAACTGGTACACGGCCGCGACGACGGCGCCGACCAGGATGACAGCGCCCAGCACGGTGGCGATCCGGATCCGTCGCCGGGCCCGGGGGCCGGGCTCGTCGAACAGGATCTGTTGGGTCTGGTTCATCGGACGATCGCCAGCCTTCGCTCGAGCAGGCCGGTGACCTGACCGATGATCAAGGCCAGCAGCATGTAGGCGAGGCCCGCGCCGGTGAAGACGGCGAGTGGCTGGGCCTCGATGAGGTTCACGGTGTTGGCGGCCTGGGTCAACTCGACCACGCCGACGGCGGCGGCCAGCGAGGTGTTCATCAGCAGCGCGATGCAGATGTTGCCGATCGGCTGGATCACCGCCCGCAGTCCCTGCGGCAGGATCACGTGCCGCAGGGACTGACCGAAGGTGAGCCCGATGGCCCGCGCCGCCTCGGCCTGGCCGACGCCGACCGTGTTGATCCCGGCCCGGATCGCCTCGGCCAGGTACGCCCCCTCGTAGACGGCGATGACGATCGCGGCGGAGGTGAACAGCGGGAACGTGATGCCGATGGTCGGCAGCGCGAAGACGAAGAGGACCAGCAGGGCCAGCAGCGGCAGGTTCTGGAACACCTCGACGTACGCCGTGCCGATGGCGCGCAGCAGCGGTACGGGGGCGATCCGCAGGGTGGCCACGATGATGCCCAGCAGCATCGCGCCGACGGTGGTCACGACGGTCAGTTCGACCGTCGTGACCAGGCCGTGGCCGAGTTCGCTCAGGTGGGCGGTGAGGGCGTCCATCGGCGCGGGAGGCTACTCAGGAGCCGTCGGCGGAACCGAGGGCCGGCGGAGTGGGCGCCCCGCCCTCCACCACCGAGCCGAGGGTGGCCTCCCAGACCTTCGCCCACGTGCCGTCGGCCTGGATCTTCGTCAGCCACTTGTTGACGAACTCCTTGAACTGCGCGTCCTCCCGGTTGAGGCCGATGCCGTACGCCTCGGTGGTGAACGGCTCGCCGACCACCTTCATCCCCGGGTTCGCCTTGGCGCCGGAGGCGAGCAGCGTGAAGTCCTGCACGTACGCGTCGCCGCGCTTCTGCAGCAGCGCCTGCAGCGCCTGAGGGTCGGTCCCGAAGGCGATCTGCTTCGAGCCAGGAGCGGCGCTGGGCAGCGCGGTGACCGCTGGGGTGTTCGCCCCGACGATGACGGTCTTGCCGGCGAGGTCCTTGACGCTCTTGATGGAGGTGTCGTCCTTGCGGACCCCGACCGCCAGACCGGAGGTGAGGTACGGCCCGGCGAAAGCGATCTGGGTGGCCCGCTGCGGGGTGATGGTGTACGTCTGGAAGACGACGTCCACCGACTTGGCCTGGAGCATCGCCTCCCGGGTCTGGGTGCCGATGGTCGTGGTCTTCACCTCGGTCTTGCCGGTGATGTACTTCGCCAGCAGCTTGGCCATGTCGGCGTCGAAGCCCTCGATGGTGCCGCTGACCGGGTTCTGCTGGGACAGCAGCGGTGCGTCCAGCGAGCCGCCGACGCTGAGGTAGCCGCGCTTGCGGATCGCGTCCATGGCGGAGCCCGCCGGGATGTCCGCGTCGGTGGCCACCGGGGCGGCGTCGTACACCGACTGGGCGACCACGCCGTCGCCGCCCAGGCCGGGGTTGCCGGGCAGGGCCGGTGCGCCGCTGTCGCTGTCGCCGCCGCAGCCCGTCGCGGCGAGGGCCACCGCGACCGCGGTGGCGGTGAGGGCGAGCGAGCGCCGCCCGGTGAAGCTCATCTTGAGGATTGACATGACACCCTCCCGTTGGGGGCTAGTGCTGGAGGATCTTGGACAGGAAGTCGCGGGCCCGCTCGGTGCGCGGGGCTGCGAAGAATTCGTCGGGGGCGCCGGACTCGACGATCCGGCCGTCGTCCATGAAGACGACCCGGTCGGCGGCGCGGCGGGCGAAGCCCATCTCGTGGGTGACCACGATCATGGTCATCCCCTCGGCGGCGAGAGAGACCATCACGTCGAGCACCTCGTTGACCATCTCCGGGTCGAGGGCCGAGGTCGGTTCGTCGAAGAGCAGCACCTTCGGCCGCATGGCCAGTGCCCGGGCGATGGCGGCCCGCTGCTGCTGCCCGCCGGAGAGCTGGGCGGGGTGGTGGTTCGCCTTGTCGGCGATGCCGACCCGCTCCAGCAGCGTCATCGCCTGCTGGCGTGCCTCGGGCCGGGCGATCCGGCGGACCCGGGTGGGGCCGAGGGTGATGTTGTCCAGCACCGTCTTGTGCCCGAAGAGATTGAAGGACTGGAAGACCATGCCGACGTCGGCGCGCAGTCGGGCCAGCGCGCGGCCCTCGGCGGGCAGCGGCTCACCGTCGATCTCGACGGTGCCCTGACCGGCCGTTTCCAGCCGGTTGAGGCAGCGGCACAGGGTCGACTTTCCGGAGCCGGATGGCCCCACCACGACGACCACCTCGCCGGCGGCCACCGTGAGGTCGATGTCCTTGAGCACGTGCAGTGGACCGAACCACTTGTTCAGGCCGCGGACCGACACCATCGGTCGGTCCGGACCCGTCGTCCCGGACCGGCCGGCGCGATCGGAGACCGTCGTCGGTGCCACCAGACGTCCCCACTTTCTTCGACTACAGAACTAAGTTTGCTTCATATCGAAGCAACAGCGCCATCTAAAGGTAGACGAGAAATTAAGTCAACCGGTTGCTTGAACAAACTGTGGGTGCTAAGAAGCTGACGTGACGATTGACGACGCGCCGCGCGACGCTCTCCGGAGCAGCCCCCGGGAGCTGCTGCGCTGGGTGGCCACTGGAGCGGCCGTCAGTCGTGCTGACCTGTCCCGGCTCTCCGGGCTGTCCCCCTCGACGGTCTCCCAGCGGGTGGAGGCGTTGATCAACGAGGGGTTGCTGGAGGAAACCGGCGCCGGGCGGTCCCGGGGTGGCCGACGACCGCGCCAGCTCGCCGTGCCCACCGGCGGCGCCGTGGTCGGCGCCATCGACCTGGGGGCGCATCACGCACGCGTCGGCACGCTGGATCTCTCCGGCCGGGTGGTCCAGGCCCGTACCCTGCCGGTGCGCATCGAGGACGGTCCGGAGGAGGTGCTCGGTGGGTTGTTGGCCGAGGTCTCCGCGCTGGTGGCCGTGGCCCCCGGTCCGGGCCGGGAAGCGGCCGGCCGTGCGGTGGCGGCGGGCACGCTGCGGGGCATCGGCATCGGCATCCCCGGCCCGGTGCAGCACGCGACCGGGCGGATCGTCAGCCCGTCCCGGATGCCCGGCTGGAACGGCTTCGACGTCGCCGCCTTCTGTGCCGACCGGGTCGAGGTACCGGTCCTCGTGGACAACGACGCCAACCTGATGGCGCTCGGTGCGCACCGC
The nucleotide sequence above comes from Micromonospora sp. NBC_00389. Encoded proteins:
- a CDS encoding copper homeostasis protein CutC, which codes for MSTFEICIDSVEGAVSAEEAGADRVELCSALFDGGLTPSLGTIETTLRTVTRIRVHVIVRPRAGDFIYSPLEIEAMERDVRAAVAAGAHGIVIGALTAEGDVDVPTTRRLIAAAGDASITFHRAFDMVRDPYAALEQLVELGVHRVLTSGQEVSVLEGAPLIADLVRRAAGRIVIMPGGGITPRNIARIVEATGADEYHFAALVSSDSPAVHRNPAPLMGGTLHRPEYERSGTSGALVGQVLAAARA
- a CDS encoding carbohydrate ABC transporter permease, whose translation is MSTTRAAPASSGRRAAAGRHGHGTDPDHRRPSWRDRLYRFDMRYMPYVLIAPFFLIFLVFGLFPLIFNGVIALRNYRLDDPTLTGWAGLANFRQLFGDDDFWNALYNTFGIFLLSSVPQLLLALIVASLLNRRLRAQTWWRVGVLLPYVTPIVASTMVFSVFFSRDFGMANWVLGLFGIGDDDPINWRADKLHAWIAIATMVNWKWIGYNALLYLAAMQSIPRDVYEAAAVDGAGPWRQLWRITVPMIQPVIVFTVILSTIGGFQLFIEPMLFDLNAQAATGGPNGEWQTIAQLIYKVGWKDLNLGYAAAMSWALFLIILVVAGINTLLTNRLSGGRSR
- a CDS encoding amino acid ABC transporter permease produces the protein MDALTAHLSELGHGLVTTVELTVVTTVGAMLLGIIVATLRIAPVPLLRAIGTAYVEVFQNLPLLALLVLFVFALPTIGITFPLFTSAAIVIAVYEGAYLAEAIRAGINTVGVGQAEAARAIGLTFGQSLRHVILPQGLRAVIQPIGNICIALLMNTSLAAAVGVVELTQAANTVNLIEAQPLAVFTGAGLAYMLLALIIGQVTGLLERRLAIVR
- a CDS encoding glycoside hydrolase family 2 protein — encoded protein: MSRQALHDGWTLRATPGAQVPAEIAGLTVQATVPGCVHTDLLDAGLIPDPYLDDNELALAWIGRTDWSYRTSFRRPAGDHDRVDLVCAGLDTVATVTVNGVEVGRTENMHRGYRFDVRALLRDGDNDLVVAFDSAYRYAEAQQERLGDRPNAYPEPFHFIRKMACNFGWDWGPTLVTAGIWQEIGLHAWSTARLATVRPLVTLAGRDGRVELHVEVERVADVPLTVRATVAGAHAEVVVPAGQRTAVLTLTAREPALWWPRGYGEQVRHLMEVTLHAPDGDILDSWSRRIGFRSVRLDTTPDEHGTPFALSVNDVPVFVRGVNWIPDDVFPNRVTRERLAERFDQATAANINLLRVWGGGRYESADFYDLADERGLLVQQDFLFACAAYPEEEPFGSEVAAEAAEQVTRLAPYPSLVLWTGNNENIWGWHDWDWQEVLAGRTWGRGYYLDVLPRIVGELDPIRPYWPGSPWSGTDEIHPNDPAHGTTHIWDVWNTDDYRKYREYVPRFVAEFGYQGPPAYATLRRALSDEPLAHDSPGMAHHQKAAGGDAKLQRGLDAHLPAPADFDDWHYLTQLNQARAIQLGVEHFRSHRSVCAGTIVWQLNDCWPVTSWSAVDGDGRRKPLWYALRHAYADRLLTVQPREGGLALVAVNDGGTPWRASASVTRLTLTGEPRAKTTMELDVPAYSAVTLTLPAELSQPEEDRRELLVAEAGESARRALWFFAEDRDVDWPAAAWDATVEPVDGGQRVRVTAGTVLRDLTLFPDRLEPSAEVDEVLVTLLPGESTTFTVHADTPLDAAALTSRPVLRCVNDIGRS
- a CDS encoding amino acid ABC transporter permease, with product MNQTQQILFDEPGPRARRRIRIATVLGAVILVGAVVAAVYQFASHGELAAARWEPFTTWPIWRYLLNGLWATVRAAAATAVLSAALGLLLALGRLSAHRPLRWLAGAYVEIFRTVPTLLLIYVTLFALPQYGMNFPLFWKLVVPLVVSNSAAFAEIFRAGILALDRGQTEAGLAVGLRRGQVMALVVLPQALLQLTPSLVSQLVGLLKDTSLGFVVSYTELLYSGQVLSSYTHLLIQTFLVVALIYLVVNASLSKFARVLQARNGRFTGRRGRRSADLPPSLTEGNIR
- a CDS encoding ABC transporter substrate-binding protein; translated protein: MKRSWTRWARAVTVGTVGLALVAACSGKSGQDSGATDGQVTLKINFWGDFGLQDLKTKYEAANPNVKIQLNSGEYNAQHEDLQKKLVAGSGAADIAAIDEGFMVQFRSQSDKFVNLLDKGAGSYESKYLAWKWKQSLSADGKTQIGLGTDTGGLAMCYRTDLFKAAGLPTERDQVSALWPTWDRFIEVGQQYTGKTNKKFIDAGSNLFNPILGQQQVGFYNEQDQLQMEQGPKVAFDYTIKAIQAGLSANLASFQADWDKGFTSGSFAVLACPAWMLGHIKDTAPGTQGKWDIAAVPGGGGNWGGSFLTIPKQSKHVDEAYKLLEWLVQPEQQIEIFKKVGNLPSQPALYSDPAIADFKNPFFTDAPVGQIFPKMAQGLTPQYLGKKNGPTRVAVENVLIRVQNKTLKPEAAWAEAVKEAEKASTS
- a CDS encoding carbohydrate ABC transporter permease, producing the protein MGRAPQDTPAGVGTYLLLATTMLFAAFPLYWMFVIATSNDEALAQIPPAVIPGDRFLVNLDEVFSLQDVYFAASLINSVIVSTVVTVSMLFFCSLAGFAFAKLRFAGSRWLMLFVVLTLTVPNQLGVVALYIVMGKLGWNGTLLAVIVPGLVTAFGVFYMRQFILNTVPDELIESARMDGATTMRVYRSIVLPAIRPALAVLGLLTFVATWNDFQWPLITLGGTDYPTSMVAISDLASGNYVIYRRVLAGAFVATIPLLIMLFIGGRQIVRGIMEGAVKS
- a CDS encoding asparaginase yields the protein MTIPRYAELARVVRNGFVESRHYGSVVVLDPDGAVARTAGVPDEPVLPRSTLKPVQALACRIAATAGPRDTDPLTGRALALAAGSHTGDDRHVEVVRAMLAGAGLTEDALGCPVDWPEDEPTRDRLIRAGGQRERIRMNCSGKHAAMLVACVARSWSTHDYLDPDHPLQRETAATVARLAGTPITHQAVDGCGAPLFGLPLTGLARTFQALVTAPTGSDEERVAQAMRQHPEYVGGWHGHPNTDLMRALPGVLAKGGAEGVLAVAAPDGHAVAVKVVDGSPRATTAIALAALEAVGVPVGGADALRRVPVLGGGEPVGAVTAVIDWTAASSRTEKEES